In a genomic window of Mercenaria mercenaria strain notata chromosome 19, MADL_Memer_1, whole genome shotgun sequence:
- the LOC123542410 gene encoding sushi, von Willebrand factor type A, EGF and pentraxin domain-containing protein 1-like — MFRFFAFIITSSILVAAKELTSVAKRSHNHGPDWMDHCWEHGVNHVMDPFCPLHRHENCYRAPEIKNGNHSQNYQRTVGSTVGYYCYEGYFLTGPEVVTCEQTETDAKWSQTPVCNKGCSTPPTVEHGSYSKNYSIIVGSTVSYSCDGGYYLTGPSIVTCENTDSGPQWSQTPICKPVKCPDIPDIEHGFHESTNSTEVGTTVRYSCDNGYAILDNLDTISCVLNGTAKWTEPTPECIETICARPVIVNGVILLPGMNLTTALPDKTVETTTELPFTITEAPDVYNMTTTTEVPDTFNETTTSLPDNSNDTTVLPDTLNATTALPDTTNDTAVDLTDTANDTSAVSNETTTTTTTALPDTSNDTTTAMPDSSNETTTAMQGVTTEVTTLLPDTTTTPPTTTTTLSPYVYITNETFLINDTIIYKCNPGYGIVSTAYPGYVGNTMGATCISTVNATSNMITAWSTTVSCVPECQPVPDVANANYTAPSNTLAGSTVVYTCFPDFEKIGPSEVKCMSTGKWSKLPYCRSCMAAPDIAHGTHNTDYSTTVNSKVSYVCNDGFSMLGLEEITCNTFSEPPYAKWTEPPVCTRACGTVPDISSGTHTEPDHILIGANITYSCLDGFEMIGSPNVVCEASGNWSKAPVCNKVCVGPPDIPNSVISRYTYNETDRIKLVCEERYTLIGNDTLDCNGGYWSTPFPYCQCEIKPIDIVFIIDGSGSLGAHGFSQTLHFVVDMVSRFPIETTNFGLLTFSTGTFLQFYLNEYVNDTAGLSERIRNTSYPTGGTHTYAGLEFARLEMFQEKNGMRPNVSHTAIVVTDGHSDNFNATAEQARLLKETGVTVYSVGVGLTDEKELQLIASNTTYVFTVDNYDTINEIAGPLAGVTCASTHGTPRSEGLI; from the exons ATGTTCAGATTCTTTGCTTTCATCATTACAAGCAGCATTTTAGTTGCTGCAAAAG AGCTGACATCAGTCGCAAAGCGAAGCCATAATCACGGCCCTGATTGGATGGACCATTGCTGGGAACATGGTGTTAATCACGTGATGGATCCATTCTGTCCTCTTCACCGCCATGAAA ATTGCTACCGTGCACCGGAGATTAAAAATGGAAATCACAGTCAGAATTACCAAAGAACTGTCGGCTCTACAGTGGGCTACTATTGTTACGAGGGCTACTTTCTTACTGGACCGGAAGTAGTAACATGCGAACAGACAGAGACTGATGCAAAGTGGTCGCAGACACCGGTCTGCAATAAAG GTTGCAGCACTCCACCGACGGTTGAACATGGCAGTTATAGCAAGAACTATAGCATAATTGTCGGCTCCACGGTGTCTTACTCTTGTGATGGTGGGTACTATCTCACTGGTCCTTCAATAGTTACATGTGAAAATACAGATTCTGGTCCGCAGTGGTCTCAAACGCCGATTTGCAAACCAG tcAAGTGCCCGGATATTCCCGACATTGAGCACGGTTTCCATGAGTCCACAAATTCAACAGAAGTTGGAACAACTGTAAGGTATTCATGTGATAATGGGTATGCAATTCTAGACAATCTGGACACAATCTCTTGTGTGTTAAACGGCACTGCGAAATGGACTGAACCCACTCCTGAGTGTATAG AGACAATTTGCGCTCGACCTGTAATCGTAAATGGGGTCATTTTGTTACCGGGTATGAATTTAACAACTGCTTTGCCTGACAAAACTGTCGAGACAACAACAGAACTGCCATTCACTATTACTGAAGCGCCAGATGTATACAATATGACAACGACGACAGAAGTTCCAGATACGTTTAATGAAACAACCACGAGTCTTCCAGATAATTCCAATGATACAACTGTTCTTCCTGATACGCTGAATGCTACTACCGCCCTACCAGACACAACAAACGATACAGCTGTTGATCTAACTGATACAGCAAACGATACATCTGCAGTTTCCAACGAAACAACTACAACTACAACTACAGCTTTGCCAGATACGTCTAACGACACAACTACTGCAATGCCAGATAGCTCTAATGAAACAACCACAGCTATGCAGGGCGTAACTACTGAAGTAACTACCCTTCTGCCAGACACAACTACAACTCCACCAACTACCACCACCACTCTATCACCATATGTTTACATAACAAACGAAACATTCCTTATTAATGATACAATTATATACAAATGCAACCCTGGATATGGTATCGTCTCGACAGCATATCCAGGATATGTTGGAAATACTATGGGAGCTACGTGTATCAGTACAGTAAATGCAACGTCTAACATGATAACTGCTTGGAGTACAACAGTGTCTTGTGTACCAG AATGCCAGCCTGTTCCCGATGTAGCAAATGCAAACTACACGGCACCGTCAAACACACTTGCAGGATCAACAGTTGTGTACACGTGTTTCCCTGATTTTGAAAAGATTGGTCCATCAGAAGTCAAGTGTATGTCAACTGGAAAGTGGAGCAAGCTGCCTTATTGTAGAA GTTGTATGGCCGCCCCAGATATTGCACATGGGACACATAATACTGACTATAGTACCACAGTAAACTCAAAAGTATCTTATGTGTGTAATGATGGCTTCAGTATGCTTGGCTTAGAGGAAATCACGTGTAACACATTCAGCGAACCACCTTACGCCAAATGGACAGAGCCACCTGTATGCACACGTG CATGTGGAACTGTTCCTGACATTAGCAGTGGTACTCATACTGAACCCGATCATATATTGATTGGTGCAAACATTACATATTCATGTTTAGATGGATTTGAGATGATCGGTTCTCCGAATGTTGTTTGTGAGGCTTCAGGAAACTGGAGTAAAGCACCTGTATGTAACAAAG TTTGTGTTGGTCCACCCGACATACCAAACTCAGTGATTAGCAGGTACACATACAATGAAACCGACAGGATTAAATTGGTATGTGAAGAACGATACACACTGATAGGAAATGATACACTTGACTGCAATGGAGGATATTGGAGTACACCATTCCCGTATTGCC AATGCGAAATCAAGCCGATAGATATTGTGTTCATTATCGACGGATCCGGGAGTCTCGGAGCACATGGCTTCAGTCAAACACTTCACTTTGTTGTTGATATGGTCTCGAG GTTCCCTATTGAAACAACCAACTTTGGTTTGTTGACCTTCTCCACAGGCACTTTCCTACAGTTTTACTTGAATGAATACGTGAATGACACGGCTGGACTTTCTGAACGCATTAGAAATACCTC ATATCCAACTGGAGGGACCCATACTTACGCCGGTTTAGAATTTGCCCGACTTGAAATGTTCCAGGAGAAAAACGGAATGAGGCCAAACGTGTCACATACTGCTATTGTAGTTACCGATG GTCACAGTGACAATTTTAACGCCACTGCGGAACAAGCTCGACTTTTGAAAGAAACTGGTGTGACCGTATATTCTGTTGGTGTCGGTCTTACTGATGAAAAAGAGCTCCAGCTTATCGCGTCAAACACAACATATGTGTTCACTGTAGACAACTATGATACAATTAATGAGATTGCAGGACCTCTGGCTGGAGTAACATGCGCTT CCACTCACGGTACACCGAGAAGCGAAGGTTTGATATGA